A DNA window from Vicinamibacterales bacterium contains the following coding sequences:
- a CDS encoding LysR family transcriptional regulator translates to MDWLNYRHLYYFFVVARTGSVAKASRELRLTHPTISAQLHLLEDALGAPLFERSGRGLVLTEVGRTAHRYASEIFGLGREFVDVVQRGVTPAGQRLVVGVSDVLPKPIVHRLLEPALRGPEAVRVVCREDHTLSDFLGELATHAIDLVLTDAPAGVEAPSTLFSHLLGGCGTAVFGRRETAARLRRGFPRSLTGQPFIVPGVGAALRRGIEQWFDDTGVRPRVVAEADDSSLAQILAANGHGVLAGPAVMAADARRLYDLRVVGTIPGLRQRFYAVSAQRRIAHPAIAAICRGARHDLFA, encoded by the coding sequence ATGGACTGGCTCAACTACCGCCACCTCTACTACTTCTTCGTCGTGGCCCGTACGGGCAGCGTGGCGAAGGCCAGCCGCGAGCTCAGGCTCACGCATCCCACCATCAGCGCCCAGCTCCACCTGCTCGAAGACGCGCTGGGCGCGCCGCTCTTCGAGCGCTCGGGCCGCGGACTGGTCCTGACGGAGGTCGGCCGCACGGCCCACCGGTACGCGTCCGAGATCTTCGGTCTCGGCCGCGAGTTCGTGGACGTCGTCCAGCGCGGCGTGACGCCGGCGGGGCAGCGGCTGGTGGTCGGCGTGAGCGACGTCCTGCCCAAGCCGATCGTGCACCGGCTGCTCGAGCCCGCCCTGCGCGGACCGGAGGCCGTGCGCGTGGTGTGCCGCGAAGACCACACGCTCTCGGATTTCCTCGGCGAGCTCGCCACGCACGCGATCGACCTCGTCCTCACGGACGCGCCCGCCGGCGTGGAGGCGCCGTCGACGCTCTTCAGCCACCTGCTGGGCGGCTGCGGCACCGCCGTCTTCGGGCGGCGCGAGACCGCCGCCCGGCTGCGGCGCGGCTTCCCGCGGTCGCTCACCGGACAGCCGTTCATCGTGCCGGGCGTGGGCGCGGCGCTGAGGCGGGGCATCGAGCAGTGGTTCGACGACACCGGCGTCCGCCCCCGCGTGGTGGCCGAAGCCGACGACAGCAGCCTGGCCCAGATCCTGGCCGCGAACGGCCACGGCGTGCTCGCCGGGCCGGCCGTCATGGCCGCCGACGCGCGCCGCCTGTACGACCTGCGCGTGGTCGGCACCATCCCGGGGCTCCGCCAGCGCTTCTACGCCGTCTCGGCGCAGCGCCGCATCGCGCATCCAGCCATCGCCGCCATCTGCCGCGGCGCCCGGCACGACCTTTTCGCGTGA
- a CDS encoding YihY/virulence factor BrkB family protein yields MPHRPTAGRTEPLEMSATADARERSGLPGWRAIEILKDAAGHWSSRGAPQHAGALAFYTLFSLAPLMIILITIIGAVFGEEAARGEIAARMSGLVGPRAAALVQDAVRRSRIDESGLLPTLMGVGALLAGATTVFAQLQSSLNQFWGVTSRPSRSGVIVFLSTRLESLGLVLVIGLLLLTSLVISTGIAATLQFASGWIPVPAPVVTGLDVLVSLGGATLLFAMIFKILPDVILQWRDTWLGALVTAILFVIGRIGISLYLTRTAPDSSYGAAGALVILLLWVYYSSLILFFGAAITRAVIRQRGDRIVPKPTAVRVRREVVEEDDDT; encoded by the coding sequence ATGCCCCATCGCCCGACGGCGGGCCGGACCGAGCCCCTCGAGATGTCGGCGACCGCCGACGCGCGGGAGCGGTCCGGCCTGCCGGGCTGGCGCGCGATCGAGATCCTGAAGGACGCCGCCGGCCACTGGTCCTCGCGAGGCGCGCCCCAGCACGCGGGCGCGCTGGCCTTCTACACGCTGTTCTCGCTCGCCCCGCTGATGATCATCCTCATCACGATCATCGGCGCCGTCTTCGGCGAGGAGGCGGCGCGCGGAGAGATCGCCGCCCGGATGTCGGGCCTCGTCGGTCCGCGGGCCGCGGCGCTCGTGCAGGACGCGGTGCGCCGTTCCCGGATCGACGAGTCCGGGCTGCTGCCGACGCTCATGGGCGTCGGCGCGCTGCTGGCGGGCGCCACCACCGTGTTCGCCCAGCTCCAGTCGTCCCTGAACCAGTTCTGGGGCGTCACATCGCGGCCCTCGCGAAGCGGCGTCATCGTGTTCCTCTCGACCCGCCTCGAGTCGCTCGGCCTGGTCCTGGTGATCGGGCTCCTGCTGCTCACGTCGCTCGTCATCAGCACGGGCATCGCGGCCACGCTCCAGTTCGCCAGCGGGTGGATTCCGGTCCCGGCGCCCGTCGTCACCGGCCTCGACGTCCTCGTCTCCCTCGGCGGCGCCACGCTGCTGTTCGCCATGATCTTCAAGATCCTGCCGGACGTGATCCTGCAGTGGCGGGACACCTGGCTCGGCGCGCTCGTCACGGCGATCCTCTTCGTCATCGGCCGGATCGGCATCTCCCTCTATCTCACGCGCACGGCGCCCGACTCCAGCTACGGCGCGGCCGGGGCCCTCGTCATCCTGCTGCTCTGGGTCTACTACTCGTCGCTCATCCTGTTCTTCGGCGCCGCGATCACGCGCGCGGTCATCCGCCAGCGCGGCGATCGCATCGTGCCCAAGCCGACGGCCGTCCGGGTCCGCCGCGAGGTCGTCGAGGAGGACGACGACACATGA
- a CDS encoding translocation/assembly module TamB domain-containing protein: MAATWRWPAAATRRRVLLGLAVGVPLLVLAALHLPPVRARVLAVAVDRLRQAGIEAAVDGLDYNLVSLRVSLGPTTLTAAGADTPFLTFDRAVVNLPWSVVTGRLAIQSLEVARPMVTIRVDEAGGSNLPASASESAPEAESAPLDAIDLGALSIRDLGVRYTDAAGTAVTGRRLSLVLTGADPGVVRGRLWMEGGLDVQVPGTRTALSRLDAGLAFDGTEVTVDGLVAEAPEARLRVDGRVAPFGTAPSADLRYEGRLHVARLAALAGADAGVSGPIDVSGTVEGALADPTIAVTALADTLTWRDRHALSLALDARVTTEVAAVERLRLGVDRGLLEARGRVGLADQMPSHVEGEWTALDLGDLAATASPDGPRVAALASGRLTGDWTGPDPSSGSAALEATLTAPPVRGALPIRGHASARLDAGTWSAALDGLRVGEARLDGRLGGRWPAADPAASSLDGRVAARIADLPAFVAELADAGVPVEASALSSGHASADVTLSGSIAAPAGAATIDAADVELGGVGPGTLRLRASADPARLAVTTAEARLGGNRLDARLDVVRETGALTGAVSASLDDLAAVTSLLPAPSRPAGTVTLDAALAGTLDAPEARVTGRATGLAAAGQHVDALALSARLARQVLTVDRLEVTQGEGRASGTATYALDTGRYAFELTGQGLTVAPIPGDQPLPVAARVDLEARGDGTPEAPHGTGSIAVRDLTWGDYAIGEVQVHATADGATVAVTGVAPALDARLDAEAALEAPHRFTATAAIDAAALDTLIAEGGPAAPVPATSGAEARPITGAVTATLTAEGALDRPADATADLDLRLLDVTAAGAPLALDGPARLRYHAGAITADRIVLRTGATTLTADGRFGGDGDGDEDGTLTVTLAGQAADLVPVARLAAGVDGLDASGTFDLRVEAGGRLEAPRLHATAAADGLTVSVPDLPPVSGGTLRASFDRGLLTLTSLGATWQGATIEASAVVPVTLAGDALPEGYLRTLPALPGRATARARLDGITAQVAAPFVDDATLEQLEIGAAATITLDAASTAPEDVTAVVTFDDASLVAAGQRLAQDRPTTLRLADGRLTVDTWSWSGGANALDVTGGATLVGDAPALDATLTGSLDLRMLRAAVPDASAAGRARFDVHAGGPLDAPTVEGEIAVSDGEVALRDPRVALTGLEGRIALDGDRVRLVDVTATANGGSLTMRGDVALDGVQPVDGSVTLQGRGLALELPEDLRSELDLDLTLALQREGGELGGTVTILRGSYRTPVSLAEQLLAGVRDVPGEPPAPGFLDRLRLSVDVVSQDGIVVDNNYGRLDLGADLTVIGTAANPALAGRMTIAEGGSVFLGGQTWTLERGTVDFTNAATIEPTLDLSLTTRVQQYDVRLSVAGTPETLEANLSSPDGISQADAISLLLTGSLADERAVAQTEVARGQLLLLLSGELLGFAGRAVGLDSAQVGRGLGGAGSSFDLLATDSDPAARLTVSKRLRRDVEIVFSRSLRDANDITWIAIYRPIRAIELRTTTLDDNARSYEFRHELTFGGPPQRPAAARTPPPRVARVDITGAGDEEALAGRLRLTTGDRFDFYRWQQDKDRLAADLHERGYLEADVRATRTPLGDTADGPAVALEYAIDRGPETSLVVEGASLPGGVVDQMREAWSEAVYDGFLLDDLEALAERALAEDGYLAAAADAEVVEDRAAGRKRIVVRLTPGVRYTDRRLRFEGQEAISADDLSDVVNARGLTLTAWRQPADVEAALAAHYRSLGFLRAEVSIGTPIFSGTSATLPVRIAEGPRFLVGAVDVRGVEARPLDEVRKSFEIESGAPYLPRTVEAARRDVEIAYARDGFNDVRATVTSRPDEDTGRVAVTLDVDEGPQQVLDDVVVHGGTRTSPATVQSALDLDRGAPADRGDVYRAQKRLYDTGVFRRADVELTPAGPVAADGTQPVRAEVTLEELPPYRLRYGLRVTDDTGPLDADRTLRPGAVVDLLRRNLFGRALSAGVAGQLEADRRLARAVVSAPRLFGLPVTTNLFLTRSRQDFTMPGITPFVRDGAEIVAEQRVAPRPDMTVSYTYRFLRTHAFELDQPAGSAFDLRVDVARLTGTFAWDTRDDQLLPHRGWFHSSGIEFAVPSLGSDLRFLKFVLQQYRFTPVGPVVLASAFRLGTAWGFDPPLLFSERYFAGGGTSVRGFAEDALGGVDFLGDPVGGPNSLILNQEVRFPIYKWAGGVAFVDAGNVFDRVRDISFGDLAYGAGLGLRLNTPFGLARIDFGVPLTDRRGQPAGRWYFSLGHAF; this comes from the coding sequence ATGGCGGCGACGTGGCGGTGGCCGGCGGCCGCGACCCGCCGGCGGGTCCTCCTGGGCCTGGCCGTGGGCGTGCCCCTGCTGGTGCTCGCGGCCCTGCACCTGCCGCCCGTCCGGGCCCGGGTGCTCGCCGTGGCCGTGGACCGGCTGCGGCAGGCCGGCATCGAGGCGGCGGTGGACGGCCTCGACTACAACCTCGTCTCCCTGCGGGTGTCGCTCGGTCCGACCACGCTCACCGCCGCGGGCGCCGACACGCCGTTCCTGACCTTCGATCGGGCCGTCGTGAACCTGCCGTGGTCGGTCGTCACGGGGCGGCTGGCCATCCAGTCCCTGGAGGTCGCGCGGCCGATGGTGACGATCCGCGTGGACGAGGCCGGCGGCTCGAACCTGCCGGCGTCGGCCAGCGAGAGCGCGCCCGAGGCGGAGTCCGCGCCGCTGGACGCGATCGATCTGGGCGCGCTGTCGATCCGCGACCTCGGCGTGCGCTACACGGATGCTGCCGGCACCGCGGTCACGGGACGCAGACTGTCCCTCGTCCTCACTGGCGCCGACCCTGGCGTGGTGCGGGGACGGCTGTGGATGGAGGGGGGCCTCGACGTCCAGGTCCCGGGGACGCGGACCGCGCTCTCCCGGCTCGATGCCGGCCTGGCGTTCGACGGCACGGAGGTGACCGTGGACGGCCTCGTCGCGGAAGCGCCGGAAGCCCGCCTGCGGGTCGACGGCCGGGTCGCGCCGTTCGGGACGGCGCCGAGCGCGGACCTCCGCTACGAGGGACGGCTGCACGTGGCGCGGCTGGCGGCGCTGGCCGGCGCGGACGCGGGCGTCTCTGGCCCGATCGACGTGTCCGGGACGGTCGAGGGTGCGCTCGCGGATCCCACGATCGCGGTGACGGCCCTGGCCGACACGCTCACCTGGCGTGATCGGCACGCGCTGTCGCTGGCGCTCGACGCCCGCGTCACGACCGAGGTGGCGGCGGTCGAGCGCCTGCGGCTGGGCGTCGACCGCGGCCTGCTCGAGGCGCGCGGGCGGGTCGGGCTGGCGGACCAGATGCCGTCGCACGTCGAGGGTGAGTGGACGGCGCTCGACCTGGGCGATCTCGCCGCCACGGCGTCACCGGACGGACCGCGCGTGGCGGCCCTCGCCAGCGGCCGGCTGACGGGGGACTGGACCGGCCCGGATCCCTCGTCGGGGAGCGCGGCGCTCGAGGCCACGCTCACGGCCCCTCCGGTGCGCGGCGCGCTGCCGATTCGCGGACACGCATCCGCCCGGCTCGATGCAGGCACCTGGTCGGCGGCGCTCGACGGGCTGCGCGTGGGGGAGGCGCGTCTCGACGGCAGGCTCGGAGGTCGGTGGCCGGCGGCGGATCCGGCGGCGTCCAGCCTCGACGGACGCGTGGCCGCCCGGATCGCCGACCTGCCGGCCTTCGTCGCGGAGCTGGCCGACGCCGGCGTGCCGGTGGAGGCCTCCGCGCTGTCGAGCGGACACGCGAGCGCCGACGTGACCCTGTCCGGTTCGATCGCGGCGCCGGCGGGCGCGGCGACGATCGATGCCGCCGATGTCGAACTCGGCGGCGTCGGACCGGGCACGCTGCGACTCCGCGCCAGCGCCGATCCGGCGCGCCTGGCGGTGACGACCGCGGAGGCGAGGCTCGGGGGGAATCGGCTGGACGCGCGCCTGGACGTCGTACGAGAGACCGGCGCGCTGACGGGGGCCGTCTCGGCCAGCCTCGACGATCTCGCGGCGGTGACGTCCCTGCTGCCGGCGCCCTCGCGTCCAGCCGGCACCGTGACGCTGGACGCCGCGCTGGCGGGCACCCTCGACGCGCCGGAGGCCCGCGTGACGGGACGCGCCACGGGTCTCGCGGCCGCGGGCCAGCACGTGGACGCGCTCGCGCTCTCGGCTCGCCTGGCGCGCCAGGTGCTGACCGTCGATCGGCTGGAGGTCACGCAGGGCGAGGGACGCGCATCGGGCACGGCCACCTACGCGCTCGACACCGGGCGCTACGCCTTCGAGCTCACGGGGCAGGGACTCACCGTGGCGCCGATCCCGGGGGACCAGCCGCTGCCGGTGGCCGCCCGCGTCGATCTGGAGGCGCGGGGTGACGGGACGCCGGAGGCGCCGCACGGCACGGGATCGATCGCCGTGCGCGATCTCACGTGGGGCGACTACGCGATCGGCGAGGTCCAGGTGCACGCGACGGCCGATGGCGCCACGGTGGCCGTCACAGGCGTCGCGCCGGCGCTCGACGCGCGCCTGGACGCCGAGGCTGCGTTGGAGGCGCCTCACCGGTTCACGGCCACGGCAGCCATCGATGCGGCCGCGCTCGACACCCTGATCGCGGAGGGCGGGCCCGCGGCACCCGTGCCGGCGACCTCCGGGGCCGAGGCGCGGCCCATCACGGGCGCCGTGACCGCCACGCTCACGGCCGAGGGCGCGTTGGACAGGCCGGCCGACGCCACCGCCGATCTGGACCTCCGCCTGCTCGACGTCACCGCCGCGGGGGCCCCGCTCGCGCTCGACGGACCGGCGCGCCTTCGCTACCACGCCGGCGCGATCACGGCCGACCGCATCGTCCTCCGCACGGGCGCCACGACGCTGACGGCCGACGGCCGCTTCGGCGGCGACGGGGACGGCGACGAGGACGGCACGTTGACCGTGACGCTCGCGGGCCAGGCCGCCGACCTCGTGCCCGTCGCCCGGCTGGCCGCCGGCGTCGATGGCCTCGACGCGTCGGGCACCTTCGACCTGCGCGTCGAGGCCGGCGGGCGCCTGGAGGCGCCTCGTCTCCACGCCACGGCCGCCGCCGACGGCCTCACCGTTTCGGTGCCGGACCTGCCGCCCGTGAGCGGCGGCACGCTGCGCGCGTCGTTCGATCGCGGTCTCCTGACGCTGACGTCGCTCGGCGCCACCTGGCAGGGCGCGACCATCGAGGCGTCGGCGGTCGTTCCGGTGACGCTCGCCGGCGACGCCCTGCCCGAGGGCTACCTGCGCACCTTGCCGGCGCTGCCCGGGCGGGCGACGGCGCGCGCACGGCTCGACGGCATCACGGCGCAGGTGGCCGCGCCCTTCGTGGACGACGCCACGCTCGAGCAGCTCGAGATCGGCGCGGCCGCGACGATCACGCTCGACGCCGCCTCCACGGCGCCGGAGGACGTCACGGCCGTGGTCACCTTCGACGATGCGTCGCTCGTCGCGGCGGGCCAGCGTCTGGCCCAGGATCGGCCCACGACGCTGCGGCTCGCCGACGGCCGGCTGACCGTCGACACGTGGAGCTGGAGCGGCGGCGCCAACGCGCTCGACGTCACTGGCGGCGCGACGCTCGTGGGCGACGCCCCCGCCCTCGACGCCACGTTGACCGGCAGCCTCGACCTGCGGATGCTGCGCGCGGCCGTGCCCGATGCCTCGGCCGCGGGCCGCGCGCGCTTCGACGTGCACGCCGGCGGGCCGCTGGACGCGCCCACGGTCGAGGGCGAGATCGCCGTCTCGGACGGCGAGGTGGCGCTGCGCGATCCGCGGGTCGCGCTCACCGGGCTCGAGGGCCGGATCGCCCTCGACGGCGACCGCGTCCGCCTCGTGGACGTCACCGCGACCGCCAACGGCGGGTCACTGACGATGCGGGGGGACGTGGCCCTCGACGGCGTGCAGCCCGTGGACGGGTCGGTCACGCTGCAGGGGCGCGGGCTCGCCCTCGAGCTGCCCGAGGATCTGCGCAGCGAGCTCGACCTCGATCTCACGCTGGCGCTCCAGCGGGAGGGCGGGGAACTGGGCGGCACGGTGACCATCCTTCGCGGCTCGTACCGGACGCCCGTGAGCCTGGCCGAACAGCTGCTGGCGGGGGTCAGGGACGTGCCCGGTGAACCGCCGGCGCCGGGATTCCTCGATCGGCTCCGGCTGTCCGTGGACGTGGTGTCGCAGGACGGCATCGTGGTGGACAACAACTACGGCCGCCTCGACCTCGGCGCCGATCTCACCGTGATCGGCACGGCCGCGAACCCGGCGCTCGCCGGGCGGATGACGATCGCCGAGGGCGGCTCGGTCTTCCTCGGCGGCCAGACGTGGACGCTCGAGCGAGGCACGGTGGACTTCACCAACGCCGCGACGATCGAGCCCACGCTGGATCTCTCGCTCACGACGCGCGTCCAGCAATACGACGTGCGGCTCTCGGTGGCCGGCACGCCGGAGACGCTGGAAGCCAACCTGTCCTCGCCCGACGGCATCAGCCAGGCGGACGCGATCTCGCTGCTGCTCACCGGGTCGCTCGCCGACGAGCGCGCGGTCGCCCAGACCGAGGTCGCCCGCGGCCAGCTGCTGCTCCTCCTCTCGGGCGAGCTCCTGGGCTTCGCTGGGCGTGCCGTCGGCCTCGACTCGGCCCAGGTCGGGCGCGGCCTCGGCGGCGCGGGGTCGTCGTTCGATCTGCTCGCCACCGACAGCGATCCGGCCGCCCGGCTGACCGTGTCGAAGCGGCTGCGGCGCGACGTCGAAATCGTGTTCTCGCGCAGCCTCCGGGATGCGAACGACATCACGTGGATCGCCATCTACCGGCCCATCCGCGCGATCGAGCTCCGGACGACGACGCTCGACGACAACGCCCGGAGCTACGAGTTCCGCCACGAGCTCACCTTCGGCGGCCCGCCCCAGCGGCCGGCGGCCGCCCGGACGCCGCCGCCGCGCGTGGCCCGGGTGGACATCACCGGGGCGGGCGACGAGGAGGCGCTCGCCGGCCGGCTGCGATTGACGACGGGCGATCGCTTCGACTTCTACCGCTGGCAGCAGGACAAGGACCGCCTGGCCGCCGACCTCCACGAACGCGGCTACCTGGAGGCGGACGTGCGTGCCACGCGCACGCCCCTCGGGGACACGGCGGACGGACCGGCGGTCGCGCTGGAATACGCGATCGATCGTGGGCCCGAGACGTCGCTCGTGGTGGAGGGCGCGTCGCTGCCGGGCGGCGTGGTCGACCAGATGCGCGAGGCGTGGTCGGAGGCCGTGTACGACGGTTTCCTGCTGGACGACCTCGAGGCGCTGGCCGAACGGGCGCTGGCGGAGGACGGCTACCTCGCGGCGGCCGCCGACGCGGAGGTCGTCGAGGACCGCGCGGCCGGGCGGAAGCGGATCGTGGTACGCCTGACGCCCGGCGTCCGCTACACCGACCGGCGCCTGCGCTTCGAGGGCCAGGAGGCGATCTCGGCCGACGATCTGTCCGACGTCGTGAACGCACGCGGCCTGACCCTGACCGCCTGGCGGCAGCCGGCGGACGTCGAGGCGGCGCTCGCCGCGCACTATCGCTCGCTGGGGTTCCTGCGGGCCGAGGTGTCGATCGGGACGCCAATCTTCTCGGGGACCTCGGCGACGCTCCCGGTGCGGATCGCGGAGGGCCCGCGCTTCCTGGTCGGCGCCGTGGACGTCCGGGGCGTGGAGGCGCGGCCGCTCGACGAGGTGCGGAAGAGCTTCGAGATCGAATCCGGCGCGCCCTACCTGCCCAGGACGGTGGAGGCCGCCCGCCGCGACGTGGAGATCGCGTACGCCCGCGACGGCTTCAACGACGTCCGCGCCACCGTCACGAGCCGCCCGGACGAGGACACGGGGCGCGTGGCCGTCACGCTCGACGTCGACGAGGGCCCGCAGCAGGTGCTCGACGACGTCGTGGTCCACGGAGGCACGAGGACGTCGCCGGCCACCGTTCAGAGCGCGCTGGACCTCGACCGCGGCGCCCCGGCGGATCGGGGAGACGTCTACCGCGCCCAGAAGCGCCTGTACGACACGGGCGTCTTCCGCCGCGCCGACGTCGAGCTGACACCGGCGGGCCCCGTGGCCGCCGACGGCACGCAGCCCGTCCGCGCGGAGGTGACGCTGGAAGAGCTGCCGCCCTACCGGCTGCGCTACGGCCTGCGCGTCACCGACGACACCGGCCCCCTCGACGCCGACCGCACGCTGCGCCCCGGGGCCGTCGTGGACCTGCTGCGCCGGAACCTCTTCGGCCGCGCGCTGTCGGCGGGTGTCGCGGGCCAGCTCGAGGCGGATCGGCGCCTCGCGCGCGCCGTCGTCTCCGCGCCCCGGCTGTTCGGGCTGCCGGTGACGACGAACCTGTTCCTGACGCGGTCGCGCCAGGACTTCACCATGCCCGGCATCACGCCGTTCGTGCGCGACGGCGCCGAGATCGTGGCCGAACAGCGCGTGGCGCCGCGACCCGACATGACCGTGTCGTACACCTACCGCTTCCTCCGGACGCACGCCTTCGAGCTCGACCAGCCGGCGGGGAGCGCCTTCGACCTGCGGGTGGACGTCGCCCGCCTGACCGGGACGTTCGCCTGGGACACCCGCGACGACCAGCTCCTGCCGCACCGCGGCTGGTTCCACTCGTCCGGCATCGAGTTCGCCGTCCCGTCACTCGGCTCGGACCTGCGCTTCCTGAAGTTCGTCCTGCAGCAGTACCGCTTCACGCCGGTCGGCCCCGTGGTGCTCGCCTCCGCGTTCAGGCTCGGCACGGCCTGGGGCTTCGACCCGCCGCTGCTCTTCAGCGAGCGCTACTTCGCCGGCGGCGGCACGAGCGTCCGGGGCTTCGCGGAGGACGCGCTCGGCGGCGTGGACTTCCTGGGCGATCCGGTGGGCGGACCGAACTCGCTCATCCTCAACCAGGAGGTGCGCTTCCCGATCTACAAGTGGGCGGGCGGCGTCGCGTTCGTGGACGCCGGCAACGTGTTCGACCGCGTGCGCGACATCTCGTTCGGCGACCTCGCCTACGGCGCGGGCCTCGGACTGCGGCTGAACACCCCGTTCGGGCTGGCGCGCATCGACTTCGGCGTGCCGCTCACCGACCGCCGGGGTCAGCCCGCCGGCCGGTGGTACTTCTCACTCGGCCACGCGTTCTGA
- a CDS encoding tRNA-dihydrouridine synthase family protein — protein MPDSAAGPAATACAPHDALGALLAGRAPVLALAPMQEVTDGAFWALVHHYGGADVYWTEYFRVQAASTPERWILDAIDGNATGRPVVAQMIGNDVAGLVRTAKVLQRHAVAAIDLNLGCPAPIVYRKCAGGGLLREHARLDAILGALRDAVSIPFTVKTRVGFASVDEFEGLLALFARHSLDALTVHARTVAQQYRLPVHYDLLRRAVEVMPCPVIANGHVYAADQAATLLAHTGARGLMIGRGAIRSPWLFQQIRQHWRGEPVRYPTGRDVWRYIRALWDSQASFDKPEQAQCARMKKFLNYLGEGVEAPFLTRIQRARTAAEFHGICAEFLDHDRPMTLVPADVAAASPDGATPTARASERVAE, from the coding sequence GTGCCTGACTCCGCAGCCGGCCCGGCGGCCACCGCCTGCGCGCCTCACGACGCGCTCGGGGCGCTCCTGGCCGGACGGGCGCCGGTGCTCGCCCTGGCCCCGATGCAGGAGGTGACCGACGGCGCGTTCTGGGCGCTCGTCCACCACTACGGCGGCGCCGACGTGTACTGGACCGAGTACTTCCGCGTGCAGGCGGCCTCCACGCCGGAGCGCTGGATCCTCGACGCGATCGACGGCAACGCCACCGGACGGCCGGTAGTGGCGCAGATGATCGGCAACGACGTGGCCGGGCTCGTGCGCACGGCGAAGGTCCTGCAGCGGCACGCCGTCGCGGCCATCGACCTGAACCTGGGATGCCCGGCGCCCATCGTGTACCGCAAGTGCGCGGGCGGCGGCCTGCTGCGCGAACACGCGCGGCTCGACGCCATCCTCGGCGCCCTGAGGGACGCCGTCTCGATCCCGTTCACGGTGAAGACCCGCGTCGGCTTCGCCTCGGTCGACGAGTTCGAGGGCCTGCTGGCGCTCTTCGCCCGCCACTCGCTGGACGCGCTCACCGTGCACGCGCGGACCGTGGCGCAGCAGTACCGCCTGCCCGTCCACTACGACCTCCTCCGGCGGGCCGTCGAGGTGATGCCCTGCCCGGTCATCGCCAACGGCCACGTATACGCCGCGGATCAGGCGGCGACGCTCCTGGCCCACACCGGTGCGCGGGGGCTGATGATCGGGCGGGGCGCCATCCGCAGTCCCTGGCTCTTCCAGCAGATCCGGCAGCACTGGCGCGGCGAGCCGGTCCGCTATCCGACCGGCCGCGACGTGTGGCGCTACATCCGCGCGCTGTGGGACTCCCAGGCGTCGTTCGACAAGCCGGAACAGGCCCAGTGCGCGCGCATGAAGAAGTTCCTGAACTATCTCGGCGAAGGCGTCGAGGCGCCGTTCCTCACGCGCATCCAGCGGGCCAGGACGGCCGCCGAATTCCACGGCATCTGCGCGGAGTTCCTCGACCACGACCGGCCGATGACGCTCGTCCCGGCCGACGTCGCCGCCGCGTCCCCGGACGGCGCGACGCCCACGGCGCGCGCCTCAGAACGCGTGGCCGAGTGA
- a CDS encoding 2Fe-2S iron-sulfur cluster-binding protein yields MPKLTVEGYGTFEVPGDKRLVLAIEQDAGVDILHACGGNARCTTCRVEFVEGEPGRMTVAERDRLAARQLTGVRLSCQILCDHDMTVRATSRLEGSGRPDPGGPPQPAITPPPEWIEG; encoded by the coding sequence ATGCCCAAGCTGACGGTGGAGGGGTATGGCACCTTCGAGGTGCCGGGGGACAAGCGGCTGGTGCTGGCGATCGAACAGGACGCCGGCGTCGACATCCTGCACGCCTGCGGCGGCAACGCCCGGTGCACGACCTGCCGCGTGGAGTTCGTCGAGGGCGAGCCGGGACGGATGACCGTGGCGGAACGCGACCGTCTGGCGGCCCGGCAGCTGACGGGCGTCCGCCTGTCGTGCCAGATCCTGTGCGATCACGACATGACCGTGCGCGCGACGAGCCGCCTCGAGGGCTCCGGGCGGCCCGACCCCGGGGGACCGCCGCAGCCGGCGATCACCCCGCCGCCCGAGTGGATCGAGGGCTGA